From the genome of Mesorhizobium japonicum MAFF 303099, one region includes:
- a CDS encoding ROK family transcriptional regulator, translating to METATARHGSPEANDSLIHRGTNQSGMRDHNERLVLSLVRQHGSLAKSDIARMTGLSAQTVSVIMRELEEEGLLVRQAPLRGKIGQPSIPMALNPEGAFFIGLKIGRRSAELVLIDFLGQVRSMLQHSYRYPAPRETVEFVTSGMKKMRGELTPAQDKRIAGLGIAMPFELWNWADTAGAPRDVMDEWRHRDIRSDIQAQCDFPVYLQNDATSACGAELVFGQAGGARDFVYFYIGAFAGGGIVLNGRLFGGPTGNAGALGSMPVPGPDGKPTQLIDVASIAMLEKALNARGVEASHLWTSPEDWGEIGSELDDWIASASQALAYAIVAASSVIDFEAAVVDGWMPQAVRRRLVDAIIAAIATIDGEGLKLPAVREGTVGIHARALGGASLPLSERFLIGSTTISRSA from the coding sequence GTGGAGACCGCCACTGCGAGGCACGGTTCGCCCGAAGCGAATGACAGCCTGATTCACCGCGGCACCAACCAGAGCGGCATGCGCGATCACAACGAGCGGCTGGTGCTCTCGCTGGTGCGCCAGCACGGCAGCCTGGCGAAATCCGACATCGCCCGCATGACCGGACTTTCGGCGCAGACGGTTTCGGTCATCATGCGCGAACTCGAGGAAGAAGGCCTGCTCGTGCGCCAGGCGCCGCTGCGCGGCAAGATCGGCCAGCCCTCCATACCTATGGCGCTCAATCCGGAGGGTGCCTTCTTCATCGGCCTCAAGATCGGCCGCCGCAGCGCGGAACTGGTGCTGATCGATTTTCTTGGGCAAGTGCGCTCGATGCTGCAGCACTCCTATCGCTATCCGGCACCGCGCGAGACGGTTGAATTCGTCACTTCAGGCATGAAAAAGATGCGCGGCGAACTGACACCGGCACAGGACAAGCGCATCGCCGGACTCGGCATCGCCATGCCGTTCGAACTGTGGAACTGGGCCGACACCGCCGGTGCGCCGCGCGATGTCATGGACGAATGGCGCCACCGCGACATCAGGTCCGACATCCAGGCGCAATGCGATTTTCCGGTCTATCTGCAGAACGACGCCACCTCGGCATGCGGCGCCGAGCTCGTCTTCGGCCAGGCGGGCGGCGCGCGTGACTTCGTCTATTTCTATATCGGCGCCTTCGCCGGCGGCGGCATCGTGCTCAACGGCCGGCTGTTCGGCGGGCCAACCGGCAATGCAGGCGCCCTCGGCTCCATGCCGGTGCCCGGACCGGACGGCAAGCCGACCCAGCTGATCGACGTGGCGTCGATCGCCATGCTGGAAAAAGCCCTCAATGCGCGCGGCGTCGAGGCCTCGCATCTATGGACCTCGCCGGAGGACTGGGGCGAGATCGGTTCCGAACTCGATGACTGGATCGCCAGCGCCTCACAGGCGCTCGCCTATGCCATCGTCGCGGCATCCTCGGTCATCGATTTCGAGGCGGCGGTGGTCGACGGCTGGATGCCGCAGGCGGTGCGCCGTCGGCTGGTCGATGCCATCATCGCGGCCATTGCGACAATCGACGGCGAAGGCCTGAAACTTCCCGCCGTTCGCGAGGGAACCGTCGGCATTCATGCCCGGGCGCTCGGGGGCGCCAGCCTGCCGCTTTCCGAGCGCTTCCTGATCGGCTCGACGACGATTTCCAGGAGCGCCTGA
- a CDS encoding sugar ABC transporter substrate-binding protein, whose amino-acid sequence MAFSSSASAAGVGACLITKTDTNPFFVKMKEGATAKAKELGVDLKTYAGKIDGDSESQVAAIESCIADGAKGILITASDTKGIVPTVKKARDAGLLVIALDTPLDPIDAADATFATDNLEAGKLIGAWAAATLGDKAKDAKIGFLDLTPSQPTVDVLRDQGFMMGYGIDVKDPNKIGDETDPRIVGHDVTNGNEEGGRKAMENLLQKDNTINVIHTINEPAAVGAYQALKAVGLEKQVLIVSVDGGCPGVKSVTEGVIGATSQQYPLQMAALGIQAIAAFAKDGTKPKPTEGKNFFDTGVNLVTDKPAKGVKSIDTKEGLAKCWG is encoded by the coding sequence ATGGCGTTTTCGTCGTCCGCCTCCGCAGCCGGCGTCGGTGCTTGCCTGATCACCAAGACCGACACCAATCCCTTCTTCGTCAAGATGAAGGAAGGCGCGACCGCAAAGGCCAAGGAACTCGGCGTCGACCTCAAAACCTATGCCGGCAAGATCGACGGCGACAGCGAGAGCCAGGTGGCGGCGATCGAAAGCTGCATTGCCGACGGCGCCAAGGGTATCCTGATCACCGCATCCGACACCAAAGGCATCGTGCCGACCGTGAAGAAGGCGCGTGACGCCGGCCTGCTGGTGATCGCGCTCGACACGCCGCTCGACCCGATCGATGCTGCCGATGCGACCTTCGCCACCGACAATCTCGAGGCCGGCAAGCTGATCGGCGCCTGGGCCGCCGCGACGCTCGGCGACAAGGCCAAGGACGCCAAGATCGGCTTCCTCGACCTGACGCCGTCGCAGCCGACCGTGGACGTGCTGCGCGACCAGGGCTTCATGATGGGCTACGGTATTGACGTGAAGGATCCCAACAAGATCGGCGACGAAACCGATCCGCGCATCGTCGGCCACGACGTCACCAACGGCAACGAGGAGGGCGGCCGCAAGGCGATGGAGAACCTTCTGCAGAAGGACAACACCATCAACGTCATCCACACCATCAACGAGCCCGCCGCGGTCGGCGCCTACCAGGCGCTCAAGGCTGTCGGACTTGAAAAGCAGGTGCTGATCGTCTCCGTCGACGGCGGCTGCCCCGGCGTGAAGTCGGTGACGGAAGGTGTCATCGGCGCGACGTCGCAGCAGTACCCGCTGCAGATGGCGGCGCTCGGTATCCAGGCGATCGCCGCCTTCGCCAAGGATGGAACCAAGCCGAAGCCGACCGAAGGCAAGAATTTCTTCGACACCGGCGTCAATTTGGTGACCGACAAGCCAGCCAAGGGCGTAAAGTCCATCGACACCAAGGAAGGCCTCGCCAAGTGCTGGGGCTGA
- a CDS encoding ABC transporter permease, which produces MTQAQEFEKVLSASDTSVAAFDEHKSAVRRVQHFLHSTPAAVPLIVLVLSIIIFGITIGGRFFSSYTLTLILQQIAIVGILGAAQTLVILTAGIDLSIGVIMVISAVIMGNCAVSYGLPSVVAVALGLATGAACGLLNGLLVAYMKLPPFIVTLGTWNIVMATNFIYSANETIRDTDVDTQAPLLHLFALSFKVGTAVLTLGVIAMVALVLLLWYVLNHTAWGRHVYAVGDDQEAAKLSGIQTKKVLVTVYTLAGLIAAFAAWVSIGRNGSISPSAAVTDYNLQAITATVIGGISLFGGRGSILGTLFGAMIVGVVSMGLNMLGADPQWKVLLTGVLIIGAVAVDQWIRKVSA; this is translated from the coding sequence ATGACTCAAGCTCAGGAATTCGAGAAGGTTCTCTCGGCCAGCGACACCAGCGTTGCCGCGTTCGACGAACACAAATCGGCAGTCAGGCGCGTGCAGCACTTCCTGCATTCGACGCCGGCGGCAGTGCCGCTCATCGTGCTGGTCCTGTCGATCATCATCTTCGGCATCACCATTGGCGGGCGCTTCTTCTCGTCCTACACGCTGACGCTGATCCTGCAACAGATAGCCATCGTCGGTATTCTGGGTGCTGCGCAGACACTGGTCATCCTGACCGCCGGCATCGACCTGTCGATCGGCGTCATCATGGTGATCTCAGCCGTGATCATGGGCAATTGCGCCGTCAGCTACGGCTTGCCGAGCGTGGTGGCCGTGGCGCTCGGGCTTGCCACGGGTGCCGCCTGCGGGCTGCTCAATGGGTTGCTGGTCGCCTACATGAAGCTGCCGCCTTTCATCGTGACGCTGGGCACGTGGAACATCGTCATGGCCACGAACTTTATCTATTCGGCCAATGAAACGATCCGTGACACCGACGTCGACACCCAGGCGCCGCTGCTGCATCTGTTCGCCCTGAGCTTCAAGGTGGGTACCGCGGTGCTGACGCTCGGTGTCATCGCCATGGTCGCGCTGGTGTTGCTCCTCTGGTACGTCCTCAACCACACCGCCTGGGGCCGACATGTCTACGCCGTTGGCGACGACCAGGAGGCGGCCAAGCTGTCGGGCATCCAGACCAAGAAGGTGCTGGTGACGGTCTACACCCTTGCCGGGCTGATCGCCGCCTTCGCCGCCTGGGTCTCCATCGGCCGCAACGGTTCGATCTCACCGTCGGCGGCCGTCACCGACTACAATCTGCAAGCGATCACCGCGACGGTGATCGGTGGTATTTCCCTCTTCGGCGGGCGCGGCTCGATCCTGGGCACGCTGTTCGGCGCGATGATCGTCGGCGTCGTCTCCATGGGCCTCAACATGCTGGGCGCCGACCCGCAGTGGAAAGTGCTGCTCACCGGTGTGTTGATCATCGGCGCCGTGGCGGTCGACCAATGGATCAGAAAGGTTTCGGCATGA
- a CDS encoding ATP-binding cassette domain-containing protein encodes MDQKGFGMTQDPILTARGLVKRYGRVTALDNADFDLYPGEILAVIGDNGAGKSSLIKAISGAVVPDEGEIQLEGKTVAFKSPMEAREAGIETVYQNLALSPALSIADNMFLGREIRKPGFLGQWLRMLDRPAMEKRARDKLTELGLMTIQNIGQAVETLSGGQRQGVAVARAAAFGSRVVIMDEPTAALGVKESRRVLELILDVKKRGLPIVLISHNMPHVFEVADRVHIHRLGRRLAVIDPKQYTMSDAVAFMTGAKAPPEAALAA; translated from the coding sequence ATGGATCAGAAAGGTTTCGGCATGACCCAGGACCCCATTCTCACCGCGCGTGGCCTGGTCAAGCGCTATGGCCGCGTCACTGCCCTCGACAATGCCGACTTCGACCTCTATCCCGGCGAAATCCTCGCCGTCATCGGCGACAACGGCGCCGGCAAGTCGTCGCTCATCAAGGCGATTTCAGGCGCTGTCGTGCCCGACGAAGGCGAAATCCAGCTTGAAGGCAAAACCGTTGCCTTCAAGTCGCCGATGGAGGCCCGCGAAGCCGGTATCGAGACCGTCTACCAGAACCTCGCTCTGTCGCCGGCTCTGTCGATCGCCGACAACATGTTCCTCGGCCGCGAGATCCGCAAACCCGGCTTCCTCGGGCAATGGCTGCGTATGCTCGACCGTCCGGCGATGGAAAAGCGCGCCCGCGACAAGCTCACCGAACTCGGCCTGATGACCATCCAGAACATCGGCCAGGCGGTGGAAACGCTCTCGGGCGGCCAGCGCCAGGGTGTCGCGGTGGCGCGCGCCGCTGCCTTCGGCAGCCGCGTGGTGATCATGGACGAGCCGACGGCGGCCCTTGGCGTCAAGGAGAGCCGCCGTGTGCTCGAACTGATCCTCGACGTGAAAAAACGCGGCCTGCCGATCGTGCTGATCTCGCACAACATGCCGCATGTCTTCGAGGTGGCCGACCGCGTCCACATTCATCGCCTCGGCCGTCGCCTCGCCGTCATCGATCCCAAGCAATATACGATGTCCGACGCCGTCGCCTTCATGACCGGCGCCAAGGCGCCTCCAGAGGCTGCGCTCGCCGCCTGA
- a CDS encoding glycogen/starch/alpha-glucan phosphorylase, whose amino-acid sequence MTRAMTSETLPPLLENPDPKTLAREVLVVLKYRVGKDTTVATQYDWLTASIKVVRDRIVDRWMQATKEAYDQQEKRVYYLSLEFLIGRLMRDAFSNLGLMDNMREALSSLGVDLDLIAALEPDAALGNGGLGRLAACFMESMATVDIPAHGYGIRYANGMFRQEIHDGWQVELPETWLDHGNPWEFERRERSFEVGFGGSVESITSKDGRLERHVWKPTEHVLAVAYDTPVVGWRGNRVNTLRLWSGMPVDPILLDKFNAGDHIGALAESNKADALSRVLYPADSHMAGQELRLRQEYFFSTASLQDIVQRHLSQYGDLKSLPDKAAIHLNDTHPAIAVPELMRLLMDVHGMDFDLAWDITKRTFGYTNHTLLPEALESWPVPLFERLLPRHMQIVYAINAQVLLEARATDQFSGEQISHISLIQENGDRRVRMGNLAFVGSHSINGVSALHTELMKETVFADLHKLYPDRINNKTNGITPRRWLIQCNPGLTSLAREAIGDRFLDDIDAIKGLDSFADDSAFREKFAGVKRQNKARLANLVADRLGIKVDPSALFDIQVKRIHEYKRQLLNILEAIALYDQIRSHPERDWMPRVKFFGGKAAPSYHNAKLIIKLANDVARVINRDPAVRGLLKVVFVPNYNVSLAEVMMPAADLSEQISTAGMEASGTGNMKFALNGALTIGTLDGANVEIKECVGDDNIFIFGLTTAEVAERRNNGYNPRAVIEGSPELSQAVAAVSSGVFSPDDPDRYRDLINGLYDSDWFMVAADFDDYSAAQRDVDAVWRNSPDWYARAIRNVARVGWFSSDRTIRQYAKEIWNVPA is encoded by the coding sequence ATGACGCGAGCGATGACATCCGAAACCCTTCCGCCCCTGCTCGAAAATCCTGATCCGAAGACGCTCGCAAGGGAAGTCTTGGTGGTCCTCAAATACCGGGTCGGCAAGGACACCACCGTTGCGACCCAGTACGACTGGCTGACGGCCTCGATCAAGGTCGTGCGTGACCGCATCGTCGATCGCTGGATGCAGGCAACCAAAGAGGCTTATGATCAGCAGGAAAAGCGCGTCTACTATCTGTCGCTGGAGTTCCTCATCGGCCGCCTGATGCGCGACGCCTTCTCCAATCTTGGCCTGATGGACAATATGCGCGAGGCGCTGTCGTCGCTCGGCGTCGACCTCGATCTCATCGCGGCGCTGGAACCCGACGCCGCGCTTGGCAATGGCGGCCTTGGCCGGCTTGCCGCCTGCTTCATGGAAAGCATGGCGACCGTCGACATCCCCGCGCATGGCTATGGCATCCGCTACGCTAACGGCATGTTCCGCCAGGAAATCCACGACGGCTGGCAGGTCGAACTGCCCGAGACCTGGCTCGATCACGGCAACCCCTGGGAGTTTGAACGGCGCGAACGCTCCTTCGAAGTCGGCTTCGGCGGTTCGGTGGAGTCCATCACGTCAAAGGACGGCCGGCTCGAGCGCCACGTCTGGAAGCCGACCGAACACGTCCTGGCTGTCGCCTACGACACGCCTGTCGTCGGCTGGCGGGGCAACCGCGTCAACACGCTGCGGCTGTGGTCGGGCATGCCGGTCGACCCGATCCTGCTCGACAAGTTCAATGCCGGCGACCACATCGGCGCGCTCGCCGAAAGCAACAAGGCGGACGCGCTGTCACGCGTGCTTTACCCCGCCGATTCCCACATGGCCGGGCAGGAACTCAGGCTGCGACAGGAATATTTCTTCTCAACCGCCTCGCTGCAGGACATCGTGCAGCGCCATCTCAGCCAGTATGGCGACCTGAAGTCGCTGCCCGACAAGGCGGCGATCCACTTGAACGACACCCACCCGGCGATCGCCGTGCCGGAGCTGATGCGGCTGTTGATGGATGTCCACGGCATGGACTTCGACCTCGCCTGGGACATCACCAAGCGCACCTTCGGCTACACCAACCACACGCTTCTTCCCGAAGCGCTGGAAAGCTGGCCGGTGCCGCTGTTCGAGCGGCTTTTGCCGCGCCATATGCAGATCGTCTACGCCATCAACGCGCAGGTGCTTCTGGAGGCACGCGCCACCGACCAGTTCTCGGGCGAGCAGATCAGCCATATTTCGCTGATCCAGGAAAATGGCGACCGCCGCGTGCGCATGGGCAATCTGGCCTTTGTCGGCTCGCACTCGATCAATGGTGTGTCGGCGCTGCATACCGAGCTGATGAAGGAAACGGTGTTCGCCGACCTGCACAAGCTCTATCCCGATCGCATCAACAACAAGACCAACGGCATCACGCCGCGGCGCTGGCTGATCCAGTGCAACCCCGGCCTGACCTCGCTCGCCCGCGAGGCGATCGGTGACCGTTTTCTCGATGACATCGACGCCATCAAAGGGCTCGACAGCTTTGCCGACGACAGCGCGTTCCGGGAGAAGTTCGCGGGCGTCAAGCGCCAGAACAAGGCGCGGCTGGCCAATCTCGTCGCCGACCGGCTTGGCATCAAGGTCGACCCGTCGGCGCTGTTCGACATCCAGGTCAAGCGCATCCACGAATACAAGCGCCAGCTTCTGAACATCCTCGAGGCGATCGCGCTCTACGACCAGATCCGCTCGCATCCCGAGCGCGACTGGATGCCGCGCGTGAAATTCTTTGGCGGCAAGGCGGCGCCCAGCTACCACAACGCCAAGCTGATCATCAAACTCGCCAATGATGTCGCCAGGGTCATCAACCGTGACCCGGCGGTGCGCGGCTTGCTGAAGGTGGTGTTCGTGCCGAACTACAATGTCAGCCTGGCTGAGGTCATGATGCCGGCCGCCGACCTGTCGGAGCAGATATCGACCGCCGGCATGGAAGCGTCGGGCACCGGCAACATGAAGTTCGCGCTCAACGGCGCGCTGACCATCGGCACGCTCGACGGCGCCAATGTCGAGATCAAGGAGTGCGTCGGCGACGACAACATCTTCATCTTCGGCCTGACCACGGCCGAGGTCGCCGAACGGCGCAACAATGGCTACAACCCGCGCGCCGTGATCGAGGGCTCGCCCGAACTGTCGCAGGCGGTCGCGGCCGTTTCCTCGGGCGTCTTTTCGCCAGACGACCCGGACCGTTACCGCGACCTCATCAACGGCCTCTACGACAGCGACTGGTTCATGGTCGCCGCTGATTTCGATGACTACTCCGCCGCCCAGCGTGATGTCGACGCTGTCTGGCGCAACAGCCCGGACTGGTATGCCAGGGCAATCCGCAATGTCGCGCGCGTCGGCTGGTTCTCGTCCGATCGCACCATCCGCCAATACGCGAAAGAAATCTGGAACGTGCCTGCCTGA